From a region of the Phaseolus vulgaris cultivar G19833 chromosome 6, P. vulgaris v2.0, whole genome shotgun sequence genome:
- the LOC137831083 gene encoding oxygen-evolving enhancer protein 2, chloroplastic encodes MASTQCFLHHHALTNPARASPQRQVLTTKPNHIVCKAQKQVVQEPDATTLVSRRLALTVLIGAAAVGSKVSPADAAYGEAANVFGKPKTNTDFLPYNGNGFKISIPSKWNPSKEVEYPGQVLRYEDNFDTTSNVSVMVTATDKKSITDYGSPEDFLSKVDYLLGKQAFFGQTDSEGGFDSNAVATANILESATPEIDGKKYYSLSVLTRTADGDEGGKHQLITATVKDGKLYICKAQAGDKRWFKGARRFVESTASSFSVA; translated from the exons ATGGCCTCCACCCAATGTTTCTTGCACCACCATGCCCTCACCAACCCTGCCAGAGCTTCACCACAGCGCCAAGTGCTGACCACCAAACCTAACCACATTGTCTGCAAGGCACAGAAGCAGGTTGTCCAAGAGCCTGATGCCACCACCCTTGTCTCTCGCCGGTTGGCCCTCACTGTGCTCATTGGTGCTGCTGCTGTTGGCTCCAAGGTGTCTCCTGCTGATGCAGCCTATGGGGAAGCTG CCAATGTGTTTGGTAAGCCAAAGACAAACACAGACTTCCTTCCATACAATGGGAATGGATTCAAAATCTCAATTCCCTCAAAGTGGAACCCAAGCAAAGAGGTTGAGTACCCAGGCCAGGTTCTTAGATATGAAGATAATTTTGACACAACAAGCAATGTTTCTGTCATGGTCACTGCAACTGATAAGAAGTCTATCACTGACTATGGTTCACCTGAGGATTTTCTATCTAAG GTGGATTATTTGCTAGGGAAACAAGCCTTCTTTGGCCAAACTGACTCTGAG GGTGGTTTTGATTCCAATGCTGTAGCAACTGCAAACATCTTGGAAAGTGCAACACCTGAAATTGATGGGAAAAAGTACTACAGTTTATCTGTTTTGACAAGGACAGCTGATGGAGATGAAGGTGGCAAGCACCAGCTGATTACAGCAACTGTGAAAGATGGCAAACTATACATCTGCAAGGCTCAAGCTGGAGATAAGAGGTGGTTTAAGGGAGCAAGAAGATTTGTGGAGAGCACAGCAAGTTCCTTCAGTGTTGCCTAA